The following proteins come from a genomic window of Acidimicrobiales bacterium:
- a CDS encoding hemerythrin domain-containing protein, translating to MTNRHELERGNREEISQDRPEVSDDAIDFTGMYATHDAFRRDLDRLTAAAQAGKGSAPEVRAGWTTFKAQLLVHHSVEDAHLWPALRRAVADRPRDLALTEDMVAEHAQLDPLLAAVDEALAGEAVDLGARSRELSAALNHHLTHEEERALPLIQSVLTRADWRRFTSQMARRQGVRGAAVYVPWTLDGSPTVAQRRFVAALPAPLRMINRVLWQPRYRKRNLWNF from the coding sequence ATGACGAACAGACATGAGCTGGAGCGCGGCAACCGGGAGGAGATCAGCCAGGACCGGCCCGAGGTCTCAGACGACGCCATCGACTTCACCGGCATGTATGCCACCCACGACGCCTTCCGGCGTGACCTCGACCGGCTGACAGCAGCCGCGCAGGCCGGAAAGGGCAGTGCCCCGGAGGTGCGTGCGGGTTGGACAACCTTCAAGGCCCAGCTTCTCGTCCACCACAGCGTCGAGGACGCCCACCTCTGGCCCGCCCTCCGCCGGGCCGTGGCGGACCGACCCCGCGACCTCGCCCTCACAGAGGACATGGTGGCCGAGCACGCCCAGCTCGACCCGCTGCTGGCCGCGGTCGACGAGGCTCTGGCCGGCGAGGCGGTCGACCTCGGCGCACGAAGCAGAGAACTGTCCGCTGCGCTCAACCACCACCTAACCCACGAGGAGGAACGCGCGCTTCCGCTCATCCAGTCGGTGCTGACCCGTGCGGACTGGCGTAGGTTCACCAGCCAGATGGCGCGCCGCCAAGGTGTCAGAGGCGCTGCGGTCTATGTTCCGTGGACCCTCGATGGATCACCGACCGTCGCACAGCGCCGGTTCGTGGCCGCCCTGCCTGCCCCTCTCCGGATGATCAACCGGGTGTTGTGGCAGCCGCGGTATCGGAAGCGGAATCTCTGGAACTTCTGA